From Erwinia sp. HDF1-3R, one genomic window encodes:
- the queA gene encoding tRNA preQ1(34) S-adenosylmethionine ribosyltransferase-isomerase QueA, with amino-acid sequence MRVADFSFELPESLIAHYPQAQRSGCRLLTLNGADGTLTHGVFTDLLDMLNPGDLLVFNNTRVIPARVFGRKASGGKIEVLVERMLDDHRVLAHVRSSKAPKPGAELLLGDDESVKATMVARHDTLFELRFEDERAVLDILNAVGHMPLPPYIDRPDEDADRELYQTVYSERPGAVAAPTAGLHFDQPLLDALREKGIETAFVTLHVGAGTFQPVRVESIEDHIMHAEYAEVPQEVVDAVLACKARGNRVVAVGTTSVRSLESAAKAAQGQLIAPFFDDTKIFIYPGYHYQVIDALVTNFHLPESTLIMLVSAFAGYRNTLHAYQQAVAEQYRFFSYGDAMFITQNPQAADEQVGG; translated from the coding sequence ATGCGCGTTGCCGATTTTTCCTTTGAGTTGCCCGAGTCCCTGATTGCCCACTATCCGCAGGCCCAGCGCAGCGGATGTCGTCTGTTGACCCTGAATGGGGCTGACGGCACGCTGACGCACGGGGTCTTCACCGATTTGCTGGATATGCTCAACCCCGGCGACCTGCTGGTGTTCAACAATACGCGGGTGATCCCCGCGCGCGTCTTTGGTCGCAAAGCCAGCGGCGGTAAAATTGAAGTGCTGGTCGAGCGTATGCTTGACGACCATCGCGTACTGGCGCATGTCCGCTCCTCTAAGGCACCTAAGCCAGGCGCTGAACTTCTGCTGGGTGATGACGAAAGTGTCAAAGCCACCATGGTCGCGCGGCACGATACGCTGTTTGAGCTGCGCTTTGAGGATGAGCGTGCGGTACTGGACATCCTGAATGCCGTGGGGCATATGCCGCTGCCGCCTTATATTGATCGCCCGGATGAAGACGCGGACCGCGAGCTTTATCAGACCGTATACAGTGAGCGTCCTGGTGCGGTAGCCGCGCCGACCGCTGGGTTGCATTTCGACCAGCCGCTGCTGGATGCGCTGCGTGAGAAAGGTATTGAAACCGCTTTTGTGACCCTGCACGTCGGCGCGGGTACCTTCCAGCCGGTGCGGGTAGAGAGCATTGAAGACCACATCATGCATGCCGAATATGCCGAGGTGCCACAGGAGGTGGTGGACGCGGTACTGGCCTGCAAGGCACGCGGCAACCGCGTGGTCGCGGTAGGCACAACCTCCGTTCGTTCTCTGGAGAGCGCGGCGAAGGCGGCACAGGGCCAGCTGATTGCACCCTTTTTCGATGACACGAAAATCTTTATCTATCCCGGCTACCATTACCAGGTTATTGACGCGCTGGTAACCAACTTCCATCTGCCTGAATCAACGCTGATTATGCTGGTCTCCGCCTTTGCCGGTTACCGCAATACCCTGCATGCCTATCAGCAGGCGGTTGCTGAACAGTACCGTTTCTTTAGCTACGGCGACGCCATGTTTATCACCCAAAATCCGCAGGCCGCAGATGAACAGGTGGGCGGTTAA
- the tgt gene encoding tRNA guanosine(34) transglycosylase Tgt, producing the protein MKFELDTTDGRARRGRLVFDRGVVETPAFMPVGTYGTVKGMTPEEVQDTGAQIILGNTFHLWLRPGQEIMKLHGDLHDFMQWKGPILTDSGGFQVFSLGDIRKITEAGVHFRNPINGDAIFLDPEKSMEIQFDLGSDVVMIFDECTPYPADWDYAKRSMEMSLRWAQRSRDRFDSLGNKNALFGIIQGGVYEDLRDVSVKGLVEIGFDGYAVGGLAVGEPKEDMHRILEHVCPQIPEDKPRYLMGVGKPEDLVEGVRRGVDMFDCVMPTRNARNGHLFVTRGVVKIRNAKYKDDVSPLDADCDCYTCRHYSRAYLHHLDRCNEILGARLNTIHNLRYYQRLMAGLRQAIEEGKLERFVTEFYELTGKAVPPLNV; encoded by the coding sequence GTGAAGTTTGAATTAGATACTACCGACGGGCGCGCACGGCGTGGCCGTCTGGTCTTCGATCGCGGCGTGGTTGAAACCCCTGCATTTATGCCGGTGGGCACCTATGGCACGGTAAAAGGCATGACGCCGGAAGAAGTGCAGGATACCGGTGCGCAGATTATTCTCGGCAACACCTTCCATTTATGGCTGCGCCCTGGCCAGGAGATCATGAAGCTGCACGGCGATCTTCACGATTTTATGCAGTGGAAAGGCCCCATTCTTACCGACTCCGGCGGTTTTCAGGTCTTCAGCCTGGGTGACATCCGCAAAATCACCGAAGCGGGCGTGCATTTCCGTAACCCGATTAACGGCGATGCGATTTTCCTCGACCCGGAAAAATCAATGGAGATCCAGTTCGATCTCGGCTCCGACGTGGTGATGATTTTTGACGAATGTACTCCTTACCCTGCCGACTGGGATTATGCTAAGCGCTCAATGGAGATGTCCCTGCGCTGGGCCCAGCGTAGCCGCGACCGCTTTGATTCTCTGGGGAATAAAAATGCGCTCTTTGGCATTATTCAGGGCGGGGTTTACGAAGATTTACGAGATGTCTCGGTAAAAGGGCTGGTGGAGATAGGCTTTGATGGTTACGCTGTGGGCGGCCTGGCGGTAGGTGAGCCAAAAGAGGATATGCACCGCATTCTGGAGCATGTCTGTCCGCAGATCCCCGAGGACAAACCCCGCTATCTGATGGGCGTGGGCAAGCCGGAAGATCTGGTTGAGGGCGTGCGTCGTGGGGTCGATATGTTTGACTGCGTGATGCCGACCCGCAATGCCCGTAACGGACATCTTTTTGTGACCCGCGGCGTGGTAAAAATCCGCAATGCGAAGTACAAAGATGACGTCTCGCCACTCGATGCTGACTGTGATTGCTATACCTGTCGTCACTACAGCCGCGCCTATCTGCATCATCTCGATCGCTGCAATGAAATCCTGGGCGCGCGTCTGAATACGATCCATAACCTGCGCTACTATCAGCGCCTGATGGCAGGTTTGCGGCAGGCTATCGAAGAGGGTAAATTAGAGCGCTTCGTTACCGAATTCTATGAACTGACGGGTAAAGCGGTTCCGCCGTTGAACGTCTGA
- the yajC gene encoding preprotein translocase subunit YajC: MSLFISDAVAAAGAPSQSSPYSLVIMLVVFGLIFFFMILRPQQKRAKEHKKLMDSISKGDEVLTTGGLVGRVTKVADTGYVAIALNETTEVVVKRDFVAAVLPKGTMKAL; encoded by the coding sequence ATGAGTTTGTTCATATCTGACGCAGTGGCTGCCGCAGGCGCGCCGTCTCAGTCAAGTCCTTATTCACTGGTTATTATGCTGGTGGTATTTGGCCTGATCTTCTTTTTCATGATCCTGCGTCCGCAGCAGAAACGTGCGAAAGAACATAAAAAGCTGATGGATTCCATCTCTAAAGGTGACGAAGTGCTGACCACCGGTGGTCTGGTAGGTCGCGTAACCAAAGTGGCTGACACGGGCTACGTGGCCATCGCGCTGAACGAGACCACGGAAGTAGTGGTTAAACGTGATTTCGTGGCTGCCGTCCTGCCGAAAGGTACGATGAAAGCGCTTTAA
- the secD gene encoding protein translocase subunit SecD — MLNRYPLWKYIMLVVVLIVGLLYALPNLYGEDPAVQVTGARGSAASEQTLVQIQNVLKQDNIQSKSIALENGAILARFANGDAQLRARDAMIKVLGEDYVVALNLAPATPEWLSLLAAEPMKLGLDLRGGVHFLMEVDMDTALGKLQEQNIDNLRSDLRDKNIPYTNVRKTDNYGLEIRFRDAAARDDAVSYLSGRHRDLVINSSGSNALRAVMTDDRLREAREYAVQQNITILRNRVNQLGVAEPLVQRQGSDRIVVELPGIQDTARAKEILGATATLEFRLVNTSVDPTAAANGRVPGDSEVKKTREGEPVTLYKRVILTGDHITDSTSSQDEYNQAQVNISLDSAGGNIMSNFTKDNIGKPMATLFVEYKDSGKKDANGRAILAKQEEVINVANIQSRLGNSFRITGISNPNEARQLSLLLRAGALIAPIQIVEERTIGPTMGQQNITQGLEACLWGLIASIVFMVVYYRKFGVIATTALVANLVLIVGIMSLLPGATLTMPGIAGIVLTLAVAVDANVLINERIKEELKNGRSVQQAIHEGYSGAFSSIIDANVTTLITAIILYAVGTGSIKGFAITTAIGVVTSMFTAIVGTRAIVNLLYGGKRINKLSI, encoded by the coding sequence GTGTTAAACCGTTATCCTTTGTGGAAGTACATCATGCTGGTCGTCGTGCTTATCGTCGGCCTGCTGTATGCGCTTCCTAACCTTTATGGTGAGGATCCGGCTGTTCAGGTCACTGGTGCGCGCGGAAGCGCCGCCAGTGAGCAAACGCTGGTCCAGATCCAGAACGTATTAAAACAAGACAATATTCAGAGCAAATCCATCGCGCTGGAAAATGGCGCTATCCTGGCACGTTTTGCCAACGGTGATGCCCAGCTGCGCGCGCGTGATGCGATGATCAAGGTACTGGGCGAAGACTATGTCGTTGCGCTCAACCTGGCACCGGCGACGCCTGAATGGTTATCCCTGCTGGCTGCTGAACCGATGAAGCTCGGTCTGGATCTGCGCGGTGGCGTGCACTTCCTGATGGAAGTTGATATGGATACCGCCCTGGGCAAGCTCCAGGAGCAAAATATTGATAACCTCCGCAGCGACCTTCGCGATAAAAACATCCCCTACACCAACGTGCGCAAAACGGATAACTACGGTCTGGAAATCCGCTTCCGCGATGCTGCGGCGCGTGATGATGCCGTCAGCTATCTCTCTGGCCGCCATCGCGATCTGGTGATCAACAGCAGCGGCAGCAATGCGCTGCGCGCGGTCATGACCGACGATCGTCTGCGTGAGGCTCGCGAATACGCCGTACAGCAAAACATTACCATCCTGCGTAACCGCGTTAACCAGCTCGGCGTGGCCGAACCGCTGGTGCAGCGTCAGGGCTCCGATCGTATCGTGGTCGAGCTGCCGGGTATTCAGGATACGGCGCGGGCGAAAGAGATTCTGGGCGCGACGGCGACGCTGGAATTCCGCCTGGTGAACACCTCTGTTGACCCTACCGCCGCCGCGAATGGCCGCGTACCGGGTGATTCTGAAGTCAAAAAAACCCGTGAAGGCGAGCCGGTAACGCTCTACAAGCGCGTGATTCTGACCGGCGATCATATTACCGATTCCACGTCCAGCCAGGATGAGTACAACCAGGCGCAGGTGAACATTTCACTGGATAGCGCGGGCGGTAACATCATGTCCAACTTCACCAAGGATAATATCGGTAAGCCGATGGCAACGCTGTTTGTTGAGTATAAAGACAGCGGTAAGAAAGATGCCAACGGTCGGGCGATTCTGGCGAAGCAGGAAGAGGTCATTAACGTGGCGAATATCCAGTCCCGACTGGGTAACAGCTTCCGTATTACCGGTATCAGTAATCCTAACGAAGCCCGTCAGCTCTCGCTGCTGCTGCGTGCGGGTGCGCTGATTGCGCCTATTCAGATTGTTGAAGAGCGTACTATCGGTCCAACCATGGGCCAGCAGAACATCACTCAGGGTCTGGAAGCCTGCCTGTGGGGCCTGATCGCCTCTATCGTGTTTATGGTGGTTTACTACCGTAAATTCGGGGTGATTGCTACCACGGCGCTGGTCGCTAACCTGGTGCTGATCGTGGGGATTATGTCCCTGCTGCCGGGCGCTACCCTTACCATGCCGGGCATCGCCGGGATCGTACTGACGCTGGCGGTTGCGGTGGATGCAAACGTACTGATCAATGAGCGTATTAAGGAAGAGCTGAAGAACGGTCGCTCCGTTCAGCAGGCGATTCATGAAGGCTACAGCGGTGCGTTCTCCAGTATTATCGACGCCAACGTGACGACGCTGATCACCGCGATTATCCTGTACGCGGTTGGTACGGGTTCGATTAAAGGCTTTGCTATCACCACGGCAATCGGTGTGGTGACGTCTATGTTTACCGCCATTGTCGGTACCCGCGCCATCGTCAACCTGTTGTACGGCGGCAAACGCATCAACAAGCTGTCTATCTGA
- the secF gene encoding protein translocase subunit SecF, with amino-acid sequence MAQDYSVEQLNYGRKVYDFMRWDKLAFTLSGLLLIASFAIMGVKGFNWGLDFTGGTVIEITLEKPADLDSLRGALEKSGFVDPQIQNFGSSRDVLVRLSPHEGNAGQELGNKVVTTINQASQQQATVKRIEFVGPSVGSDLAQTGGMALLVALIAILIYVGFRFEWRLALGAVLALAHDVIITMGVLSLFHIEIDLTIIASLMSVIGYSLNDSIVVSDRIRENFRKIRRGTPYEIFNVSLTQTLSRTIMTSATTLMVVLMLFIFGGALLEGFSLTMLIGVSIGTISSIYVASALALKLGMKREHMLQQKVEKEGADQPSIMP; translated from the coding sequence GTGGCACAGGACTATAGCGTTGAACAACTGAACTACGGCCGTAAAGTCTATGACTTTATGCGCTGGGATAAACTGGCCTTTACCCTTTCCGGCCTGTTGCTGATCGCCTCTTTTGCAATAATGGGCGTGAAAGGGTTTAACTGGGGTCTGGATTTCACCGGTGGTACGGTGATTGAAATTACCCTGGAAAAACCAGCCGATCTCGACAGCCTGCGCGGTGCGCTTGAGAAGTCTGGCTTTGTGGACCCACAAATCCAGAACTTCGGCAGCAGCCGTGACGTCCTGGTCCGTCTCTCTCCTCATGAGGGGAATGCGGGCCAGGAGCTGGGTAACAAGGTGGTCACCACCATTAATCAGGCCAGCCAGCAGCAGGCTACCGTGAAGCGTATTGAGTTCGTCGGTCCCAGCGTGGGCAGCGATCTGGCGCAGACCGGCGGTATGGCACTGCTGGTGGCGCTGATCGCCATCCTTATCTACGTTGGTTTTCGCTTCGAATGGCGACTGGCGTTAGGGGCCGTACTGGCGCTGGCGCACGACGTGATCATTACTATGGGCGTGCTGTCTCTGTTCCATATTGAGATAGATTTGACCATTATCGCGTCGCTGATGTCGGTTATCGGCTACTCGCTGAACGACAGTATCGTGGTATCGGACCGTATTCGTGAAAACTTCCGCAAAATTCGTCGCGGAACGCCTTACGAGATCTTCAACGTCTCGCTGACGCAGACGCTGAGCCGTACCATCATGACCTCTGCGACCACGCTGATGGTGGTGCTGATGCTGTTTATCTTTGGCGGTGCGCTGCTGGAAGGCTTCTCATTGACCATGCTGATTGGTGTGTCCATCGGGACCATCTCTTCAATCTATGTTGCCTCGGCCCTGGCGCTGAAGCTGGGAATGAAGCGTGAGCATATGCTTCAGCAGAAGGTTGAGAAAGAGGGTGCCGATCAACCTTCAATCATGCCGTAA
- a CDS encoding DUF3251 domain-containing protein, producing the protein MVKDRVKAPLLVTAALLLASCATPAQQPQLNKLHHEVGKLNNQMQQLTAQASLLEQQNSLNGGAAQGAWLLPSTHTAVVLQSQAGDLRLSLGSLQSEADGTRVMLHIHAVSDKPIPALSAQVEWGETDSATGKPLEASSQSQTLHLTDALLPRRDAAVSLSLKNVSPEQLGYVRIHDIQLAPSEQLATPAQ; encoded by the coding sequence ATGGTAAAGGACAGAGTAAAAGCCCCTCTGCTGGTAACAGCAGCCCTGCTGTTAGCCAGCTGTGCCACCCCCGCGCAGCAGCCGCAGCTGAACAAATTGCACCATGAAGTGGGTAAGCTGAACAATCAGATGCAGCAGCTTACCGCTCAGGCCTCGCTGTTGGAGCAGCAAAATAGCCTTAACGGCGGTGCCGCACAGGGTGCGTGGCTATTGCCATCCACCCACACGGCAGTGGTGTTGCAAAGTCAGGCGGGGGATCTTCGACTGTCGCTTGGTTCGCTACAAAGCGAAGCCGACGGCACGCGGGTGATGTTGCATATCCATGCGGTGTCAGATAAGCCAATTCCGGCGTTGAGCGCGCAGGTTGAATGGGGTGAAACAGATAGCGCAACGGGTAAACCACTGGAGGCCAGCAGTCAGAGTCAGACCCTTCACCTGACGGACGCGCTGTTGCCGAGACGTGATGCAGCCGTTTCGCTAAGCCTGAAAAATGTGTCACCCGAGCAGTTAGGCTACGTACGTATTCATGATATCCAGCTGGCTCCTTCCGAACAGCTGGCAACACCCGCCCAATAA
- the lysM gene encoding peptidoglycan-binding protein LysM, with product MGLFNFVKEAGEKLWDSVSGTGEDQSKKLHDYINKLGLPGSDKVDVKVNDGKASISGDAISQELKEKILVAAGNVAGITAVDDNVKVAEPATEAKFYTVKSGDTLSAISKQVYGDANKYNKIFEANKPMLSHPDKIYPGQTLRIPE from the coding sequence ATGGGACTTTTCAACTTTGTAAAAGAAGCGGGTGAAAAACTGTGGGATTCCGTTTCAGGCACCGGTGAGGACCAGAGTAAAAAGCTGCACGACTATATCAACAAACTGGGCCTGCCGGGCAGCGATAAGGTCGATGTGAAGGTTAATGATGGCAAAGCCAGCATCAGCGGTGACGCTATTTCTCAGGAACTGAAAGAGAAAATCCTCGTTGCAGCAGGTAACGTAGCGGGCATTACCGCAGTTGATGACAACGTGAAAGTGGCTGAACCTGCCACAGAAGCGAAATTTTATACCGTTAAGTCGGGCGATACCCTGAGCGCCATATCTAAACAGGTCTATGGCGACGCGAACAAGTACAACAAAATATTTGAAGCGAACAAGCCAATGCTCTCTCATCCGGACAAGATCTATCCCGGACAGACGCTGCGTATCCCTGAGTAA
- the nrdR gene encoding transcriptional regulator NrdR, whose protein sequence is MHCPFCSAVDTKVIDSRLVGEGTSVRRRRQCLVCHERFTTFEVAELVMPRVVKSNDIREPFNEDKLSSGIMKALEKRPVNSDDVENAVSHIKSQLRSTGEREVPSKMIGNLVMDELKKLDKVAYIRFASVYRSFEDIREFGEEIARLQD, encoded by the coding sequence ATGCACTGCCCGTTCTGTTCTGCTGTGGATACCAAAGTGATCGACTCCCGCCTGGTGGGGGAGGGAACCTCAGTGCGTCGACGTCGTCAATGCCTGGTGTGCCATGAGCGGTTTACTACCTTTGAGGTGGCCGAGCTGGTAATGCCGCGGGTGGTGAAAAGCAATGATATTCGCGAGCCGTTTAATGAAGATAAGCTCAGCAGCGGTATCATGAAAGCGCTGGAGAAACGCCCGGTTAACTCCGATGACGTGGAAAACGCCGTCAGCCATATCAAAAGCCAGCTGCGCTCGACCGGTGAGCGTGAGGTGCCCAGTAAAATGATCGGTAACCTGGTCATGGACGAACTGAAGAAGCTGGATAAAGTGGCCTACATTCGCTTTGCTTCGGTTTATCGCAGTTTCGAAGATATTCGCGAATTTGGCGAAGAGATTGCCCGCTTACAGGACTAA
- the ribD gene encoding bifunctional diaminohydroxyphosphoribosylaminopyrimidine deaminase/5-amino-6-(5-phosphoribosylamino)uracil reductase RibD — MRDEIYMARALELASRGRFTTTPNPNVGCVIVRAGQVVGEGYHYRAGEPHAEVHALRMAGDKARGATAYVTLEPCSHHGRTPPCCDALIAAGVSRVVVAMQDPNPEVAGRGLYRLRQAGIEVSHGLMMQEAEALNRGFLKRMRTGFPWVQLKMGASVDGRTAMANGESQWITSPEARRDVQRLRAQSSAILSSSATVLADNPSLNVRWDELSGESQALFPETDLRQPIRVIVDSKNRVTPEHRLINQPGATWLVREQADTQRWPANVEQFTLPLHRNQTDLVSLLLLLGRRQINSVWVEAGAGLAGALLSAGVVDELIIYLAPRLLGDAARGLCHLPGIAHLAEAPAFSFSDIRQVGPDLRLTLTPTAS, encoded by the coding sequence ATGCGTGATGAAATCTATATGGCGCGCGCCCTGGAGCTGGCCAGCCGGGGACGCTTCACCACGACGCCCAATCCTAACGTAGGCTGCGTTATTGTACGTGCAGGCCAGGTGGTAGGGGAAGGCTATCACTACCGTGCGGGTGAGCCGCACGCCGAAGTTCACGCATTACGCATGGCGGGTGACAAAGCGCGCGGGGCGACGGCTTACGTCACCCTGGAGCCCTGTAGCCACCATGGGCGAACGCCGCCCTGCTGCGATGCACTGATTGCCGCGGGTGTCAGCCGCGTGGTGGTAGCGATGCAGGACCCTAACCCGGAAGTGGCGGGGCGCGGACTTTACAGGCTCAGGCAGGCAGGTATTGAGGTCAGCCACGGGCTGATGATGCAGGAAGCGGAAGCGCTAAACCGCGGATTTCTGAAACGGATGCGTACCGGCTTCCCCTGGGTGCAGCTTAAAATGGGCGCGTCGGTGGATGGCAGAACGGCGATGGCCAACGGCGAAAGCCAGTGGATTACCTCACCGGAAGCCCGGCGCGACGTGCAGCGGCTGCGCGCGCAAAGTTCCGCTATTCTCAGCAGCAGTGCAACGGTGCTGGCGGATAATCCCTCCCTGAATGTACGCTGGGACGAACTGTCCGGCGAGAGTCAGGCGCTGTTCCCGGAAACGGATCTGCGGCAGCCGATACGCGTGATCGTCGACAGTAAGAATCGCGTCACGCCCGAGCACCGCCTGATTAATCAGCCCGGTGCCACCTGGCTGGTGCGCGAGCAGGCTGATACGCAGCGCTGGCCCGCAAATGTAGAACAATTTACCCTGCCGCTGCATCGTAACCAGACGGATTTAGTGTCGCTGCTGCTGCTGTTAGGCCGCCGTCAGATCAACAGCGTCTGGGTGGAAGCGGGTGCGGGCCTTGCCGGCGCGCTGCTTAGCGCGGGCGTGGTTGATGAGCTTATTATTTATCTTGCGCCCAGGCTGCTGGGCGATGCCGCCCGTGGTCTGTGCCATTTGCCCGGCATCGCACATCTTGCTGAAGCGCCAGCGTTCTCATTCAGCGATATTCGTCAGGTCGGGCCTGATTTACGTCTTACGCTCACGCCGACTGCATCTTAG
- the ribE gene encoding 6,7-dimethyl-8-ribityllumazine synthase, whose protein sequence is MNVIEAAVATPDARVAIVIARFNNFINDSLLSGALDALKRIGQVKDENITVVWVPGAYEMPMTARALANAGKHDAVVALGTVIRGGTAHFEYVAGEASSGLASVAMNSDIPVAFGVLTTENIEQAIERAGTKAGNKGAEAALTALEMINVLKAIKA, encoded by the coding sequence ATGAACGTAATTGAAGCTGCTGTTGCTACTCCTGACGCGCGCGTGGCGATTGTTATCGCGCGTTTCAACAACTTTATCAACGACAGCCTGCTAAGCGGTGCCCTCGATGCGCTGAAGCGTATTGGCCAGGTCAAAGATGAAAACATCACCGTGGTCTGGGTGCCGGGCGCCTATGAAATGCCGATGACCGCGCGCGCGCTGGCCAATGCCGGCAAGCATGATGCCGTGGTCGCCCTGGGAACGGTTATTCGTGGTGGCACTGCCCACTTTGAATACGTCGCGGGTGAAGCCAGCTCTGGCCTGGCCAGTGTGGCAATGAACAGTGATATTCCGGTTGCTTTCGGCGTCCTGACGACTGAAAACATCGAGCAGGCCATTGAGCGCGCCGGAACAAAAGCGGGTAATAAAGGGGCGGAAGCTGCCCTGACCGCACTTGAAATGATTAACGTATTGAAAGCCATCAAAGCCTGA
- the nusB gene encoding transcription antitermination factor NusB, whose product MKPAARRRARECAVQALYSWQLSKNDISDVEYQFLAEQDVKDVDISYFRELLTGVATNSAYLDGLMKPWLSRQLEELGQVEKAILRISLYELSKRADVPYKVAINEGIELAKIFGAEDSHKFVNGVLDKAAPTIRPNKK is encoded by the coding sequence GTGAAACCTGCTGCTCGTCGCCGCGCCCGTGAATGTGCTGTCCAGGCGCTTTACTCCTGGCAGTTGTCTAAGAACGACATCTCTGATGTCGAATACCAGTTTCTGGCGGAGCAAGACGTCAAGGACGTTGATATCAGCTATTTCCGCGAGCTGCTGACCGGGGTTGCGACCAACAGCGCGTATCTCGATGGCCTGATGAAGCCCTGGCTGTCTCGTCAGTTGGAAGAGCTGGGTCAGGTTGAGAAAGCGATTTTGCGGATCTCATTGTATGAGCTGAGCAAACGCGCCGACGTTCCCTACAAAGTGGCCATCAACGAGGGGATCGAGCTGGCGAAAATATTTGGCGCCGAAGACAGCCACAAATTTGTCAACGGCGTGCTGGATAAAGCCGCTCCCACTATCCGCCCCAATAAGAAGTAA
- the thiL gene encoding thiamine-phosphate kinase, giving the protein MACGEFELITRYFDRVTSSRRDVEKGIGDDCALLTLPEKQTLAISTDTLVEGVHFLRDIHPADLGYKALAVNLSDLAAMGADPAWLTLALTLPEVNEPWLKAFSDSLFELLDYYNMQLIGGDTTRGPLSLTLGIHGLVPQGRALKRSGARPGDWIFVTGTLGDSAAGLALLQHRVKIGDPVAHEALIKRHLRPMPRILQGQALRNLASAAIDLSDGLISDVQHILKASGCGARLNLDALPLSEVMKQNIDPGQALRWALGGGEDYELCFTVPEINRGALDVALSHYGVPVTCIGQIAPLSEGLVLLQNGKPVESHWKGFDHFDRG; this is encoded by the coding sequence ATGGCATGTGGCGAATTCGAACTTATCACACGTTATTTTGATCGTGTGACCAGCTCCCGTCGCGATGTGGAAAAAGGCATTGGCGATGACTGCGCATTACTGACCCTCCCCGAAAAGCAAACCCTGGCTATCAGCACCGATACGCTGGTGGAAGGCGTGCATTTCCTTCGTGATATTCATCCTGCCGATCTGGGCTATAAGGCCCTGGCGGTTAATCTGAGCGATCTGGCTGCCATGGGTGCTGACCCCGCCTGGCTGACGCTGGCGCTGACGCTGCCGGAAGTGAATGAACCCTGGCTTAAAGCGTTCAGCGACAGCCTGTTTGAGCTGCTGGACTACTACAATATGCAGCTCATCGGTGGCGATACCACGCGCGGACCGCTGAGCCTGACGCTGGGCATTCACGGCCTGGTGCCGCAGGGCAGGGCGTTGAAACGGTCGGGCGCACGGCCCGGCGACTGGATCTTTGTCACCGGTACGCTGGGCGACAGCGCCGCGGGTCTGGCGCTGCTCCAGCACCGGGTGAAGATTGGCGACCCGGTCGCCCATGAGGCGCTGATCAAGCGTCATCTGCGTCCGATGCCGCGTATCCTGCAGGGGCAGGCGCTGCGTAATCTTGCCAGCGCTGCCATCGATCTCTCTGACGGCCTGATCTCCGACGTGCAGCACATTCTGAAAGCCAGCGGCTGCGGCGCCCGACTTAATCTGGATGCGCTACCGCTGTCGGAGGTGATGAAGCAGAATATTGACCCCGGGCAGGCCCTGCGCTGGGCGCTGGGCGGCGGAGAGGATTATGAACTCTGCTTTACCGTGCCTGAGATTAATCGCGGTGCGCTGGATGTTGCCCTCAGTCATTATGGCGTTCCCGTTACCTGCATCGGACAGATTGCGCCGCTCTCAGAAGGGCTGGTCCTGCTGCAAAACGGCAAACCGGTAGAGAGTCACTGGAAAGGATTTGACCATTTTGATCGCGGATAA
- the pgpA gene encoding phosphatidylglycerophosphatase A produces MTILIADKYAAKGRLKMSNPWHLLATGFGSGLSPYVPGTVGSVAALPFWYLMTFLPPDIYSLVVMFGICIGVYLCHRTAKDMGVHDHGSIVWDEFIGMWITLMAIPVNSWQWVLAGFIIFRILDMWKPWPIRWFDRNVQGGMGIMVDDIVAGIISAGILYYAGHYLAL; encoded by the coding sequence TTGACCATTTTGATCGCGGATAAATACGCGGCCAAAGGCCGTTTGAAAATGAGTAACCCCTGGCATCTGCTGGCAACGGGCTTCGGTAGCGGGCTTAGCCCCTACGTACCCGGCACGGTTGGCTCTGTTGCCGCACTGCCCTTCTGGTATTTGATGACCTTTTTGCCGCCGGATATCTACTCGCTGGTAGTGATGTTCGGTATCTGTATTGGCGTTTACCTCTGCCACCGCACGGCGAAAGATATGGGCGTGCACGATCACGGCAGCATCGTCTGGGATGAGTTTATCGGTATGTGGATAACGCTGATGGCGATTCCGGTGAACAGCTGGCAGTGGGTGCTGGCAGGCTTCATTATTTTCCGCATTCTGGATATGTGGAAGCCCTGGCCGATACGCTGGTTTGACCGCAACGTGCAGGGCGGTATGGGCATTATGGTAGATGATATTGTTGCCGGGATTATTTCGGCGGGGATCCTTTACTATGCCGGGCATTATCTGGCGCTGTAG